The following DNA comes from Pieris rapae chromosome 17, ilPieRapa1.1, whole genome shotgun sequence.
taatttctatatatttccgtataatttaatataatctatagAAAAGTATGGGATATTCTGAGTTAGTTGGAAATAggacttaattaaataagaataccATAGCATCAATGCATCTTATACTGCCATCATAAGCTGCAACATAGAATTGTCCTTTGCAGAATGTTGCTTTGCTTTTGATCATAAATCCAATATTTATTCTCCAGATTTCTATACAATTCtccaatttaaaacatacaatagTTCCATCATGAGCTCCAACAATGCCACAAGGTGAAGTAAGAGGTGCTTCGTTACAACAATATACAGGGGCTTCCACTCGAGATTTCACTTTAATGAGTCCTTGCATTAAGCCACTTATTGCATcaataacaacaatttttcCCGAGTGACTGCCTACTGTCACATATAATTTGCTATggaaaaaattatgattaggttacaaaacttatgtatatctaataataattcattatacattattataagctGCAGAAtacttgtataatttaatcttttgactaatttatttaaatacactatattatatacagaatACTAAAAGTATACTATCTATACTTACTATCCATGTTGAAAAAGAGTCGGCGAAGCATCTACACATTTGCCTGTATCAAATGACCAGGCAACAATAAAATCTACTGGGTCTGAACTGGTTGAGTTTTCTATTATCTTCTTGATGGAGTGAGATGCAGAAAAGTGGCTTTCTGATGTTGAACGagttctaaaataattaaaaatatatactttaatttacgttgtaagttaattattttgtacaaaaGTGTGTGTCTTCTTGAATtctttctattttaataaattaatgtctcTAGAAGTgctaataactatattttaggTCTGAGCTTGAGATTTTGGTATCTTTGGGTTTGTGTGTTTCTTgatagtagaaaaaaaaaatattttttctctctGTTCTTTTTCAAAGGGTGGGAcctaatactttaaattacctttttaatctctttttagttttattttccatgtttaattcttttaatgCTATTTGCATAACTTGGTCCATTGTGCTCTTTTGACTGAGTAAATAAGGCAAAATAAACTTTCCAAATTCCGGACATGTTAAAGAAAGTTTATTGCACATAGAAATTGCTAGGAATGATGTTCCACCAAGTGAGAAAAAGTCcttatcttttatttcatcatatgtaaaagttttatttaaactaacttTTAATTCTTTCAACAGGAGTACTTTTAAGGAACTGACAGATTGTGGTATTGGCAGGACTTTTTCAAACATTTGAGCTAACAATTGTCTTGATATTTTACCATGTGCATTAGTAGGCAGATTGTCAACTCGAATAATCTTATCAGGCCAATGTTTATCATCTAGTTTGCACTTCAAGAAATCTGATAACTCTTGGCTAGTTAGTGATTCTgatgaaaaatatacaacaagAAGTAATGGTTTTGGTAACCAAACACATGAACATGTCTTCACTCTTGGACATTGCATTATGACAATTTCAATATGttgtaaatttactttatgGCCAAATCTCTTAATAATATCATCTCTACGCCCTCTATAGTATATAGTACCATTTCTTATTTCACCAATATCTCCAGTGTCCACAAATTTCAAGGAACTTTGCTCTTCAGTACcagtagatttatttaaaacaacacaTTTCCTGGTTTTACtcactgaaataataatttcaagatTAAGTAAAGATATCAGTTTTGGAAAGAAATTCTAAAGAAAGGAAGTACTcacttaaaacaatttttccagTATCGGAAGTTTCTTTAAAGCGCTCTACAATAATATCAGTTTCAGATAAGCAGTTACCAAGCGGTACTTCTAAATCTGAgatgattttattaagatCTAATTCTGCAACACTGGCCCAACAAGACATTTCAGTAACACCatacaacataaataattttgttttattctgtGCATGTTTTAATTCCTTTAACCGTATAATTCCATTTAAAGGCTCACCCCCCAATGCCAATACCTTTAAGGTTGACTGAGGggaaaaaatcttatttctgATGTCTGCATTTGAAAACTGAAAAAACTTAGATGGTGTTGTTTGCCAAAATGTTATGGCATGTAGAGTATTCCCAGGGAAGAGAATATCAGGCTTTTCAGGAGCTATAAGAAGTGAAGCACCATTAATACATGTTAGAAGAATTTCTATCATTGATGGATCAAATGTCAATGGAGttgaaaagtatataatatcttcCTGTGTTAtatcaaatagttttgttaaatCATCTACATTGGGTTGTATACACTGTATTGGCACTTGAATATGTTTAGGATCTCCAGTGCTTCCTGATGTCATTGCTATAAATGAATATTCCGGGCCATACTGTGAATTTGTACTACTcaactgaaaattaaatatgtgtaGTGTTAGGTTAAACACTACAATAGATTTGTCAGGTCTTCTGTTAAGGAGTGTATCAGGATCGTTTTCTGcagttttaattgaaattatgaaattaaattttatttcatttataattgacTCTAAATCTTGTGATGGATCAAGGAACATAAATGTTGTGCAACTTTTATGTGCTCTGAAAAAGTAggtttataacaattaaaatttaaaaaaagaacacaaaatataatagaaacagTATGAACTTACGCTGCTATCACACATGGTACGATAATATTTCTCTCAGAAATTAGGCCAACTACTCCTTTGGTACAGTTAAGTTGTTGTAAGTTTTGTGATATGTATTCACATACACCATATAGCTCCGAGTAAGTGTAGGTGCTATAATAGCCATTACTGTATTGCCGGATAGCGATATTTGAGGGATAAATTGCACAAGTTCTAACAAAAACATCATAGTAGCCTCGCTTCATTTTATAGTTTTGATATTTCATAAGTTATTGTTTTAGTAATTGTTTCAAGTAGAGCGAGTTTACTGTTCATGATTAATGcatatcattaataatttacaattatgtttacataaaaaagttgtaaaaaatataactataaacAAGCTTGAAACTTGAAGGACTGTCAGTTGTCAAATATCAGTTATCTTTACACAGTACACACAACATCTGTATGGTTCAGAAACAGAACTTCAGGCcaagctaagctcgccaaaacagcccgtgctgagctgtaaaggcccttaaggtcAACTGCGAGATACCATTCTAAAAAAGAAACggatctaatttatttatcttggaACTGTAACTTtagcatatttattaaaagtaaagcttttcatatacatatatattaacagaAAACACAAATAAAGGTTGTCGGTTTCTGTTTCTTCTGccaaatttattatagaagtgtcatttttaaatgttctatATTTCTGAATTATCAATGGTAGTCTATACAGTCTAgttataatagatatattctgattaaatttaaaaaccatgtttgtttccaaataaaatcaaaatcaactAATACTCTATAATACCTATCTATTTAAAcccttgttttatttaaacttgctaactttttaattgaacTTTACATTAACTTACTAACTGCTAGCTTCAGTTTTGTATCACTCAAGTATGTTgcaaatctatatataataattatatataaagcttGTTTGTCTATATAATTGTGTTGGATAGCaacttttatacattattatgacGTTTTACCATGTCAAATGAAACATGTAACAAATAGTagcaattttatgttaaaaagaaTACCGGTCAGTTTCTTGATAGATTTCGTTCGCTCTACGTCTTTGATTTGGAcgtagtacattttttttattttacgtttttatttataagtgtatatacttacttacaatctaatgaattttaattagatttgaGTTGCATCACGGACAAGCGCTGTAATTTAACATATACTATTACTACTTACCTGTTTAATTTCATAGTAAATCAGGACGAAAGTAATagaacaaagataaaaaaaatgtgaaagtCAAGATAAGTGGACAGTGTCTAGATACGCCGTAgactttaatttgaataacttaattagattttttaaagcatCAAAGCTCAGTACTTTTAGcacttaaaacttaatttacctTGGTTTCAATTTCAACGCAACTTTATATTTCTTGAaagatttaaatgtaatgaagcagaattaatattcaaaaaggCGAATGTCGTGTCATTTCAGCCATTCTCTTACTTAATATGATTTCATCtaatgattataatatgtaatataaaggAATTGCTGGTTCACGACTTTCAAGTCTAGTACATTCATATTAAGCTTGTGCACTGATGGAATTTTCTTTACGCATTTTACAAACACTCACTGAAAGAAAATATCCTGACTCAGGCAAGTTCATCATCTGTTTACCTATTAGCTTAAAAATTACCAACAGATATAAGTGTTGTATTAAATCATTCTGGCTgaaatagttttagttagttctCTAAGTTCCGACCAGAATCTTCGAAGACGAAGCGGAACTGCAgaataaacttttgttttcttCTCATAATTCCCAAAAAAAGTTAACAAATgcaataatagtttatatatcaaaatatactaGATCGTGAATTAAATTGACTTTTACACTAACTAAACctttgcaattatttattatagcgATTAAGGCAGGCAATTTCTCAAATAAGACATAGATATTAATGTTAACTTAGCCAAGTtcgtaaaataactaaataaacattgcGCAGCGGCTCTGCGGCGGTGCTGACCTAAAACGTATTCGGCAAATGAACAATCAATTAGGGGCGGTCAGCGCTCCGACAGAAACAGGCTAGGTGGTGGAAAGCGGCGCGCGCGCTAACTGTGGAAACTCGAGAAAATGGCGGAGGGTGCTGACTGGCTGAATAGGGTTGCGCCGCTGCGGGGAGCCGCCGTAGCGTGGGGTGACCAACTAAATCCTTTAATTTTGCTACGCTagttaaatttcatataaaatattttaattcaaatattaatgtttaaagaactttatttctcattacaaaacagaaatattttatttacatgagaaacttaatattaatatgtatatattatatacgagcgagatacacgtcaaatattattaaaaaaatcttgactAAAATATCACTATGATTCAAAACCTATTTATTACCTTTACTTCTGTTGATAAAAATGATATCCTAATAGGTTTTTATATCgaatgcaattaaaaaaactaacgtTAATAAACTTATGTAGAGTACAATAGACAAATACAGATTCCCGGATTTCCCGGTCAGCTCAGTCAGCCAGTGGCCACCCTGCCGAGGGGTGCGTGAGGCGGCGAGCGTGCATCGATCCAGCGTTCAGTATCGTTCAGTACGCCGGGGCCGCCGGCACGAGCGCGCGTGTGATGCGCCGCTGACATGGCCGGCACTCGGCCACTCGTGGCCGTCTGGTTCTGCTGGTGGTGGCTGAGGCACGCGGCCGGTGAGTACCACTCCTCCATATACACACGATATTATTTCCGATCAGCTGATTTATATCCACGTTATTTGCACGTTTTTTCCGCTGGGTGTGACAAACAGCtgattatacaaatttttcaaatttacagGCATTTTTCGTAATTCGTATTCGTTGAAATCGATAGTTTCGTACCGCGATCGGGCAGTGTAATGACTTTAGACGGTTCAAGTTCGTTCTCTTCGAGTAGCTACATTTTTACGTAactttactgttttttttagaaatttacgTACTTTAATGATATAAGCATTACATGAGCTAGGTTGTTTACGTGTTAAGTAGTGACAAATAGTTGTTTAGTGCTGCACTGCGAAAGTGTAGAAGAcgagttaaattattaaaaacttattatgaCATAATTTACGTAGGAATACAagcttatataatttaagaacttaaaacttttaagCATAGTATTTCTGCTGTCAAACTGCGTCCATAccgattaaaaaattactaaaaagttCTTATgacttatgttttaaatatggaattataattttaaaatcaaccgtatgtgaataaatttcatgttttataaGCTGTATTTATCTAACTAATATACTATTAATCTACAAAATTTCGTACCAAAGTCACATGGTTTTATTGATGTTGTATTTCGAGTAATGTCCTAATTTTACATCATACGATGTACATCTGCgtaaatattgataatcaCGCTACTGATAGCCCCTCTAAGTGCAGGCGCATCCTCTAATACCGATATGATTTTGTCAAATgcacattttttatcaatatataacagatttattttcaaaaaagtaCTTGAAGCAAGCCTTCAAAGACTTGCAACGCtgataaatactaaaatattttttttaaattttcattacacTAAAAATGCgttagaaataaatgtttgtctattaaaattgtttacgcAATTTTTTcacagtaaattatttattgggtTAATTTAAACCATATgtcaatattaatgtaataattaatatagtacGTTTATCTTATCAAAAGTATCGGGTGATTTATCACACCATATATTTCGCACCAAAGTACTACCAAAGTCGAGATTAGGAGataatgcaaatatttataacattgcgggttattatattttttttaatcctaaAAGCATAAagctttgtaaatatataagtgtataatataataattctaaatgaCTACAATTTCGGGTTATATTAACCCTTGGGCCCATTGAAAAGAGTTCAACGCgcatcattttaaataaggactttataaatttcagttcaagaaaattaatgaaacGCAGTTTAtcttatactttatatattttagaatagatTAATAGgaatattaactatttaacCATACTTCAATTTGGgatactatttataaattacaataaaatgttcaaagtaaaaaagtaactttcgtgtaaatttataattaattaaaatctttgcTACAAGTAACTCAGATGTATTGTATATCTGagtttatattatcaaaagCTTCAATTCCCTTCGGAAAATCAAAGTAGAACATCTGGTAGATGCGGAAAAGCCTTCATTTCCGAACATTTGTCAACGCGGCCGACGACCCGAGACACAATTAGGGCAAACATTGAATGCCTGTCTGAAGCAAATCGGCTgtaagatattataaaattttcattaacatATTTGATACAAGTTGTATTAAAAGTTTCATCCATTTATATTAGACTCGTTGACACTAGCATTAATTTGATTGTATTGCggttaaacatttttcaattgtaataagtttaaatataagaagACAGTTTAATCAAAGAAGTTGGCATCTCATCGTATTTGATTGAATCATTATTActctaaaaattatacaatctATCTCTGCGACCCAAAAGTTGCCTTGGCCTCCGAAATGTTTCAATAATCCCTGTTCTATGCCGTCTCCCACCAATTGCTAGATTTCAGCTGCAGCTAGTACAGAACAAGAAGGaaacattcattcatttaaatctatatttctttaaatagagTTTTTTGTGTCTCAGATACGCCTATATGAactctaatatataaatttatcaatatgaAGAATAGCCTAGCAAAATTCTGTAGCCTCCAGAAACGCTTAACCGAAATGTCTTCAAGCCCCATAAGATGTATAATCCTTCGAAAAGGCACTGCACAGATCTCTGCCCGAACTATTGACTGCTCTACTTCTTGTCGCACGTTTAATAGGCCATTGGGACGATAAGTCAGAGCCAAACATAGTCATTGGGACTTGGCACAAAGCCAGCTTCACCTGAAACTTGACATAAGTATCGCATGAAGCAAATGTAAGAAGTGAACTGTGACTCATAatcgtaatatataattttatttgatagtcCAGTGAGCTTTTCACTGATATCGTTAATATactgttaatatatatgtcgtcatatttaaaatacaattccaaAATACAATACGAGATTGACCCTTTcctaaaatcatatttcagcctgtGGAAAAGTTCTCGTAACaacatattacattaaaaacttaatttatttgtgtaaatCTACCTACGTCTATGTTCTTTATATGTAAcctacacatattaaaatacaatgaagaaaaaatattatttttgtcaaagaaatatggaactataaataatatatatgcaatTTGTACGTACCCTGCTCGCCTTACGTAAGCTACTTTGCCGCATTGAATTTTTATCGTCGGCCCCACGTTGGTctcattcaaattttatattctattgccGCCTTATCGGAAAGTTTTCATGAAGGAAATTCGAGGAAAGAATGGATGAATAATGAACTTGAGGTGCGTGACCTACGGCTATGCGATACATTTGATTCAGTTAAATCTGTTAAACCAAgaaattgcaataaaacataaaaaaatatggaagGTTTAAAAAATCCAGAACTATTTTTAGTAACGAAACCAGCGTACTACGTTTTATTAGTGGGGTCTGTACGGAAAGAGAACCATCGTAGCTGATATAcaaattagattaaatttgCTACGCGtcttttattcacaaaaattataaactttttccaaaaatattcAACCTATAATCGCGTAACAGTGTTGCcaacatacaaaaaagttaattgcTGCGACCTAAAATCCTATAGAACTTCATTTTTACACAGACTACTTACCTAGCTGTAGAGCTTCAGATAGCCTGGAAATTATTGTGCtagataagatatatttatgtgtCTTCTTCTTGAATATGAAAAGGTTGTCAATAAGAAATCGGGCTGTGCTCTTATCAAGATCTTTTCTATAGCAACAAATTGATTTCTTTGAGCATTTTACGTTTGCAGTAATCTACATTACCTTGTGTAGTTAGTGTTTTGCTTTAGATTACCTTATCGTGCAAATCTGTTTAAAGAGAATAATCCACTGATAGTGCtgtatagaatataaatgTCGCGTCACTTtggtatttgtatttaattgatagtaattctttttgtttatgtcctttaaatatatatatttgacagTTTAGCGGgtaatctatttaataaactgatgacagatcaaaataattaatatttaaaaagatatattcaaagtaaaaaatcatttattcatatatgtaacaCAAtgcacacttatgaacgtcgaaaaagaaatttatatcaaatgcttctaattctacatttactgccagtgctcaaatcaaatcaaagaTTTGCTACAGGCGTTGAGATTTTCTTAGTAGTCTGTGCTGTCTTTTGTCCCTTTCtcacagattttattaaaaggaattgtattatatattatgtatgtgagCAATTGATTTATGGGCGCTTTAACGAAATAAAGACTGCACACAAGAAACAATATCCGGTAAGTCACCCGTGGGAAATATTGACGTAAcaaaatcaatacaaatacaataaccCGCTCGGATTCACTTCAAAGAAAAGATATGGTTAACACGAAACAAcagtatcaaaaatatttttttacctaaaaatatagaatctcaagacattttaaatatatgtgaattgaaattgtatgaacattgaaatagtaatatatattatgtaatacacATAATGATGGGTGAGATACTTAACTACTCCCAACCTACATCAATTAAAATACGAAACACATGGTTTTATCTCTTTCTTACGCATTAGTTGGGCTTTAGAAAGTAGAAGACAACATATTTCTTCCCTTGCTGTTTTAGCGCGGTCTATGTCTAATtcttattctataaaaaatactcaaaataatagtaaattttattgaaaaatcaaactataaaaaaatatctatcatgACCGAATGACAAAAGTAACGaattaatagaaaagtatttattgctgttaagcgaataaaatactatattaatcTTAGATAGGGTATAGCGTATACTAAATGTCTTAATAgcgataataaaattgtttgggGTGAAAGAATTGCCGTAAATAagca
Coding sequences within:
- the LOC111001740 gene encoding beta-alanine-activating enzyme — translated: MKYQNYKMKRGYYDVFVRTCAIYPSNIAIRQYSNGYYSTYTYSELYGVCEYISQNLQQLNCTKGVVGLISERNIIVPCVIAAAHKSCTTFMFLDPSQDLESIINEIKFNFIISIKTAENDPDTLLNRRPDKSIVVFNLTLHIFNFQLSSTNSQYGPEYSFIAMTSGSTGDPKHIQVPIQCIQPNVDDLTKLFDITQEDIIYFSTPLTFDPSMIEILLTCINGASLLIAPEKPDILFPGNTLHAITFWQTTPSKFFQFSNADIRNKIFSPQSTLKVLALGGEPLNGIIRLKELKHAQNKTKLFMLYGVTEMSCWASVAELDLNKIISDLEVPLGNCLSETDIIVERFKETSDTGKIVLMSKTRKCVVLNKSTGTEEQSSLKFVDTGDIGEIRNGTIYYRGRRDDIIKRFGHKVNLQHIEIVIMQCPRVKTCSCVWLPKPLLLVVYFSSESLTSQELSDFLKCKLDDKHWPDKIIRVDNLPTNAHGKISRQLLAQMFEKVLPIPQSVSSLKVLLLKELKVSLNKTFTYDEIKDKDFFSLGGTSFLAISMCNKLSLTCPEFGKFILPYLLSQKSTMDQVMQIALKELNMENKTKKRLKRTRSTSESHFSASHSIKKIIENSTSSDPVDFIVAWSFDTGKCVDASPTLFQHGYKLYVTVGSHSGKIVVIDAISGLMQGLIKVKSRVEAPVYCCNEAPLTSPCGIVGAHDGTIVCFKLENCIEIWRINIGFMIKSKATFCKGQFYVAAYDGSIRCIDAMTGKIILTINVADQAISADLVLAKKEFILLGTLSGVCASTHIETKTISWRGTLSSPVFAAPVLYDNDKYVIFAEVNGEIHCRTVEKGIKIWKYQGAKGNIFSSLFVKEIDKLRWQIIFGCHDNKVYCINIKNFQPSLNWKTQLSSPVYSTPCSLSDKLILAASNNGILSILEAETGIVIAEYQLPNETFSTPAVYGDYIFIGCRNDNLYAIKYVLNL